TCGACCAGCTTTACCTGGAGTTCGCCAAGAGGGCGGCGCCCTTCAACAACTGGATGGATGGAGCCATGGAGGATCTACAGGACATGTTCATCGTCCACAGCACCGAGGAGATccatgtatgtgtctgtgtgtgtgtctgcgtgtgcgtgtgtgtgtgcgtacaatACGTACTGTAACATTAACTGTGTgatggactctctctctctctctatcactgctTCCCACTGTATCCCTCCATTCTCActccttttctcctcctctcttcctctcatccccctctcctctccagtctctgATCACAGCCCATGACCAGTTCAAGGCCACCCTGCCAGAGGCTGATAAGGAGCGCATGGCCACCATGGGCATCCAGAGTGAGATCGTAAAGATCGCTCAGACCTACGGCATCAAGCTGTCAGGAGTCAACCCCTACACCAACCTCTCCCCCCAGGATATCACCAACAAGTGGGAGACCGTGAGTACAACACTACCGTAGTATAGTAGTGGTATTGTAGTAGtataatagtagcagtagtagtagtgctggtggtggtggtagtaataatagtagtagtagtagtagtcgtagtagtgttattgttgtagtagtagtagtaatagcagtagtggtattagtagtagtagtagcagaagtagtagtagtagtggtattgtagtagtatagtagtagtagtggtggtggtagtaatagtagtagtatagtagtagaagtagtagtagtagtagtagtagtagtagtagtagtagtgttattgttgtagtagtagcaatagtagcagtagtagtagtagtagtagtagtattaatcTGTCAGGAGTGAACCCCTACACTAAGGCTGTGACCATAACACACTGAGAAGCCAAAACAGAAGGATGTCTTTTTCCCTAGCTAGGTTTGTGCACTCCAGATTGAAGATATAAGTTGCTTCATGGCAAAGGGTTAGTCTCTAGAGTAACAGAGTAACGTGATTTCATCTCTACCAGTGTTTTGACGACCAAtgtccctgtctccctccatAGGTGAAGCACCTTGTTCCTCTCAGGGACCAGATGCTGCAGGAGGAGGTAGCCAGACAGCAGGCCAACGAGAGGCTGAGGCGCCAGTTCGCTGCCCAGGCCAACATTATCGGACCCTGGATCCAGACTAAGATGGAGGTACAATTACAGCTAGAACCCGAACCCCGAACACGTAGGGGTTCACCACCTCCTCCAAAATGTGCCATTAATGGATACTGAGCTAATTTCACTAAAGAAATGAATAAAGTTGTGTTGTATTATTGCATACTGTAAACCTCAACCACAAAACCTTCAACACTCATCatgtttctctctcctttctctcctttcctaCCTCCTCCCCATTCTCCTGtaacccctctccccctctacctcatcccctttctcttctcttccttccctcatccccctcccctctccccctcaacCTCCTtccccaccccctccctccccctcgaCTGCCTCCCCATTCTCCTCGCCACCCCATTCTCCTCGCCAccccatctcccctctcccctctcctccttcccctctcccctctgctccttcccctctcccctctcctccttcccctctccctcgaTAGGAGATTGGTCATGTGTCTGTGGACATTGCTGGGTCTCTAGAGGAACAGATGAACAGCCTGAAGCAGTATGAACAAAACATTATCAACTACAAGTGTAACATTGACAAGCTGGAGGGAGACCACCAGCTCAGCCAGGAGTCCCTCATCTTCGATAACAAGCACACCAACTACACCATGGAGGTACCAGAACACACAACTACACAGCACACaactacacaacacacaacacacaactacACAGCACACAACTACACAGAACAGCACAACCAACTACACAACACACAACTACACAACACACAACTACACAGCACAACCaactacacaacacacaacacacaactagacaactacacaacacaaccaactacacaacacacaactacacaacacacaactacacaacacacaactagacaactacacaacacacaactacacagcacaaccaactacacaacacacaactacacaacacacaactacacaacacacaactacacaactagacaactacacaactagacaactacacaacacaaccaactacacaacACATAACTACACAACACacaactagacaactacacaacacaaccaactacacaacacacaactacacagcacaaccaactacacaacacacaactacacaacacacaacacacaactagacaactacacaacacaaccaactacacaacACATAACTACACAACACacaactagacaactacacaacacaaccaactacacaacacacaactacacagcacaaccaactacacaacacacaactagacaactagacaactacacaacacacacctagacaactacacaacacaaccaactacacaacacacaactacacaacacacacctagacaactacacaacacaaccaactgcacaacacacaactacacaggacaaccaactacacaacacacaactacacaacacacaactagacaactacacaacacaaccaactGCACAACACacaactagacaactacacaacacaaccaactacacaacacacaactacacaacacacaactagacaactacacaacacaaccaactgcacaacacacaactacacaacacacaactagacaaataaacacacacacaacacacaactagacaactacacaacacaaccaaatACATCATGGAGGTCGTATCAAGTATTGTATACTTCCTAAAttattcctggagagctaccggcCTTTAGGTTTCTGCTCCAACCCCAGTTATAACTTGATTCAGCGTATCAAGCAGCTAATTATTCAAATCAGGTGCACTAGATTAGGGTTGAagtgaaaacctactggacagcagctttccaggaacagggttggagagccctgatgtaaaggAACCTTACCCAAGTAACATAAATATTTGACACCATATAAACTACTCTGGAGAAGATCCCTATGCATATGAATATACACACCTGTGCTGTTTTAGTCTAGATGTTACAACCATCCCAGACACTCACATACTAACTCCCAACTTGGTAGACCTATGATGCTTACCAACTATCCAAACCCTTCATCTcccttcctcttcttctctccctctcttcctccctcaccctccttaCCTCGGCAGCATATCCGTGTGGGCTGGGAGCAGCTCCTGACCACCATCGCCCGCACCATCAACGAGGTGGAGAACCAGATCTTGACCCGCGACGCCAAGGGCATCAGCCAGGAGCAGCTCAACGAGTTCCGGGCCTCCTTCAACCACTTCGACAGGGTAATGAAACTAAAACAGTTTATTGTTCTTGGACTTGCTTTTCTTGATCTCACACTTGTCTTTTCTCTCGTCCTGGCTCTGATTTTGCAGATAGCGGCCATTTTGAAGAGGTTTTTACTTGCAATGACTGTGAAATGTGGTTGTTTTAAGTGTGAATGTTGGAATATTTCGTGGTTTCTTGCCATCATAGTGGTTCCTCCTCACAGAGTGTTACTGTATCACTAGCGTGTAGCATTCACATAATGGATCATTACATTGGACATAACGTCCAATCATAAACACTGATGgttgtgttctgtctctctcagaaGAGAAACGGCATGATGGACCCAGACGACTTCCGTGCCTGTCTCATCTCCATGGGTTACGATCTGGTGAGTAGCCTAGCTACCAACAGGAAGTAGCCTCACATACAACAGTCCCtttcacaggaggctggtgaggggaggacagctcataataatggctggaacggagtgaatggaatggtatgtttGGTATGTtttataccattccatttattctgctccagctattattatgagcctgtcctccccaattaagatgccaccagcCACCTGTGCTCCCTTTTTATGAAATGACTTTAGTCTATCTAGTTATATACTGCTATAGTATAAAATGACATTAGTTTCCATTCAAGACATGTTCCAAAACATGTTCTCCCCTACATGATATGAAGGTGTAATGTATTCTAACTTGTTGACCAATAGGGTGAGGTGGTGTTTGCTGTATATTGGCGTTTGTATATTTGTAATGCTTCAATTAATgacaaacaatttaaaggtacaatatgcagaaatcgttccgccatttcctggttgcaaaaattctaatagtgcacctaatttcagtttatgtgacaaaacaagcaagtgtagagaatcattgtaccatataAACTGCTGTGAAATGCAGCTTTAATGATAATAACGTTTTCTACTCTACTCTAAGGTGTTGTCCAATTGAGTGAAGTGTTCTAATTTACCCAAATGTGTTGTCCTGTCCAATAGGGTGAGGTGGAGTTTGCCCGCATCATGACGCTGGTGGATTCCAACAACACGGGCGTGGTCACCTTCCAGGCCTTTATCGACTTCATGACCCGCGAGACAGCCGAGACAGACACAGCCGATCAGGTCATGGCCTCCTTCAAGATCCTGGCCTCAGACAAGGTGACCTAGAACATTGTAAtgtggccaggtctcccttgagaCAGAGGTCTTTGGACTTCTGTGGGACAACCTGGtaaaatgaaataaatacataCAAATGGAATAAATGAAATAAATATATGCCTCTTCTCTTCCAGTCCTACATCACGGTTGATGAGCTACGCAGGGAGCTGCCCCCAGAGCAGGCAGAGTACTGCATCAGCCGCATGACCAGGTACACAGAATTACATACAACACTAGAATGGACATTGGCATCCTAGCAACATAACGTAAAACATAATCAGCTATGACATAGACCCCTCTAGCAGTATAATGTATCTCTATTACCAGGTACATTAGACCTCTCTAGTAATATAATGTATCTCTATGACCAGGTACATTAGACCTCTCTAGTAGTATAATGTATCTCTATTACCAGGTACATTAGACCTCTCTAGTAATATAATGTATCTCTATGACCAGGTACATTAGACCTCTCTAGTAATATAATGTATCTCTATAACCAGGTACATTAGACCTCTAGTAGTATAATGTATCTCTATAACCAGGTACATTAGACCTCTCTAGTAATATAATATATCTCTATAACCAGGTACATTAGACCTCTCTAGTAATATAATATATCTCTATAACCAGGTACATTAGACCTCTCTAGTAATATAATATATCTCTATAACCAGGTACATTAGACCTCTCTAGTAATATAATGTATCTCTATGACCAGGTACATTAGACCTCTCTAGTAATATAATATATCTCTATAACCAGGTACATTAGACCTCTCTAGTAATATAATGTATCTCTATAACCAGGTACATTAGACCTCTCTAGTAATATAATGTATATCTATTACCAGGTACATTGGAGCTGACGGCCCAGCCGGAGCCCTCGACTACATCTCCTTCTCCAGCGCTCTCTACGGAGAGAGCGACTTATAAACCCCCTCTCCTGTATGGAGAGAGCGACTtgtttccctcctctcccttctctcctcctctttcctcttactcatcctccctctatcctcctcctctcagtcATCTGACGTTTCCCTCATATTAAACCTTCCTCCATGTTGTCTACACTGCCCAGAGAGGGTGGGAGGCTTTACTCAGATCAAAACTCAGAGACTCACCATGTCCTGTTTAGGTCTGTCTGGATATCTTAATGTTTAACTGTCATCCCTCTCTCATTCATACTGTCATCCGTACTGCACCAAGTGCCTGATGAGCCAGAATACCTGGAGTCACACGATAATCTGCTTCATGTTAACTGCCCTTTAGTATGATCAACCGGACAGAAAGATCACAAAGAAAGAACGGAAATAAAGAAAAATACTAAAATTGTTGAACAGTAGCAGAGTATTGGAGCAAAGCCCCCGGCcctacactcttaggaaaaagggttctacctggaaccaaaaagggttcttcaaagggctcTCCTATAAGGActgccgaataacccttttaggttcaagatagcacctttttttctaagaatttccacctgtcctcctctcagaatattaaaatatgttttggtTAGAATGGCTTACACAAATGTGGAAGAAGATTGGTTGGTTGTGTATTGATGCAGATGCATATTGTGTTTATACTGTAGTGGAAATGCTGTCCAATCTGAATGGTTGAATCCCCCTTACACCCCAAATTCTTTATAGCACCCCCTTATCCCAGAAGATATGCCCTTCCCTTTCCATAGAAACTTGTAACGTTGTGCCAACGTTTTCATAACGTTGTCATTAAGTAGGAATCCCAACTATCCAAGATATACATGTTGAGTTATATTATGTGTAAGAAAGCCATGCAGTCTCAAGCTCACCTTCAGACAAAAAGACAGACCGTAGTACCTGTTGTCAACCATTAATGTTATGTTAACATTAGTTGTCAATAATCAAATTTAGCCTGTGATTTTAGGGATTATTTTGGACGCACCCTAAGTTAATACAGTAGATCTgatgagaccccccccccccataggccCAACAAGAGATACCAACCTGAGTAATGCATTGTGGATAAGAGTTAGTTCACCACTGGTCACCCGTAACCCTGCAGACAGGAAAGCTCATTTTGTTTGAAGGATAGGACgtcacctctctcctctgtcaccctCTATCATCACTCCCTTCGTATTGCGGTTGTCTGTTTGCTGTGCGTtttgagaggagagaaagacagagagaggtgttaaatagagcgagagagagagcgagaacgagagagagagagcaagagagagagagagagggcgggagacAGGACATCAGGTAAAGAGATGGTGAACCATAGTTAGGCCCCAGActtcatccaaaatggcaccctattccctatgtagtgcactacttttgacctgatcCAAAGTAACCAAGTttactacgtagggaatagggtgtcatttgggacagagCCAGCATCTGTAACTCCCATGTGTATGAATTCTTTCTTTTCCTCTTCCGTCTTCTCTATAatgcccctcctctcctcctctcctcctcactttATTCTGTTCTATCATCCAGTCCAAGAGCTTGCTTCCACACAATCCATTTCAAAGTTAAAGACACACACCTTGgaataaatttaaaaaagggAAACTATATTACTATGTGATAACTTTTGTGTTGTGTTTTTATTTCCCATCGTTCACCATAAAAGGAGTGGCAATACTGTTGATGCAACTATTCACAAGTACAACCAATTTCCAGGATAGTTCCTGGACATTAAATAATTAGTaaataattaataaaaaataaatacaagagcTGTAATACTTGTATGAATGTAAACACTGTAAGATTAGTAAGACTtatagtgctttcagaaagtattaaaaTTGATATAATTGTCATATTTTTGTCAACGACCTACACATAATTCTCTGTATTGTCAAAGTGGGAGAAAAAATGTAACATttacaaaacatatatatatatgtataatatatcttgaatagataagtattcagccccctgagtcaataaatgttagaatcccttttggcagtgattacagctgtgattctttcagggtaagtctctaagagtgattacagctgtgattctttcagggtaagtctcgaagagtgattacagctgtgattctttcagggtaagtctcgaagagtgattacagctgtgattctttcagggtaagtctctaagagtgattacagctgtgattctttcagggtaagtctctaagagtgattacagctgtgattctttcagggtaagtctctaagagtgattacaacTGTGATTCTTTCAGGGTAAGTCTcgaagagtgattacagctgtgattctTTCAGGGTAAGTCTTAGCTGCCTTTTTGCATGATTATGTTTTACATttatcaagctctgtcaagttggtttttGATCATTGATAGACAGACATTAttaagtcttgtcatagattatgaagctgatttaagtcaaaactgtaactaggtcactcggaaacattcaatgtcgtcttgataagcaactccagtatatatttggcataatgttttaggttattgtcctgctgaaaggtgaatttgtctcccagtgtctgttggaaagcagactgaaccaggttttcctctttcttgcctgtgcttagctctactctgtttatttttatcctgaaaaacttcccagtcctgaatgattacaagcatacccacaacATAATGCAGCTAACacgatgcttgaaaatatggacagTGGTACTCAGTATTGTGTTGtactggatttgccccaaacataacactttgtattcaggacaaaagtgaattgctttggcacattttttttgcagtattactttagtgccttgttgcaaaaaagattggcacacttgtatttggggagtttctcccattcttctctgcagatcatctcaagctctcaggttgggtggggagttttcaggtctctccagagatgttagatcgggttcaagtccgggctctggatgtgccactcaaggacattcagagacttgtcccgaagccactcctgcgttgtcttggttgtgtgcttttggtcattgttctgttggaaggtaaaccgtcgctccagtctgaggtccagagcgctctggagcaggttttcatcaaggatctctctctgtacattgctccattcatctttccctcaatcttgactagtctcccagtccctgccgctgaaaaacatccccatagcatgatg
The sequence above is drawn from the Salvelinus namaycush isolate Seneca chromosome 36, SaNama_1.0, whole genome shotgun sequence genome and encodes:
- the LOC120030192 gene encoding alpha-actinin-3-like isoform X3, with product MLDAEDIVNTPKPDEKAIMTYVSCFYHAFAGAEQAETAANRICKVLAVNQENEKLMEEYEKLASELLEWIRKTIPWLENRTAEHHMRAMQQKLEDFRDYRRVHKPPRVQEKCQLEINFNTLQTKLRLSNRPAFMPSEGKMVSDIANAWKGLEQVEKGYEEWLLTEIRRLERLDHLAEKFKQKCSLHQSWTSGKEELLSMKDYESASLMEIRALMRKHEAFESDLAAHQDRVEQIAAIAQELNELDYHDASSVNTRCQGICDQWDQLGTLTQKRRDSLERVEKLWETIDQLYLEFAKRAAPFNNWMDGAMEDLQDMFIVHSTEEIHSLITAHDQFKATLPEADKERMATMGIQSEIVKIAQTYGIKLSGVNPYTNLSPQDITNKWETVKHLVPLRDQMLQEEVARQQANERLRRQFAAQANIIGPWIQTKMEEIGHVSVDIAGSLEEQMNSLKQYEQNIINYKCNIDKLEGDHQLSQESLIFDNKHTNYTMEHIRVGWEQLLTTIARTINEVENQILTRDAKGISQEQLNEFRASFNHFDRKRNGMMDPDDFRACLISMGYDLGEVEFARIMTLVDSNNTGVVTFQAFIDFMTRETAETDTADQVMASFKILASDKSYITVDELRRELPPEQAEYCISRMTRYIGADGPAGALDYISFSSALYGESDL